In Hasllibacter sp. MH4015, the following proteins share a genomic window:
- a CDS encoding SDR family oxidoreductase has translation MTDKPLTDHVALVTGASRGIGAASALWLAGQGAHVVAVARTIGGLEELDDRIKAAGGHATLAPMDLTDDGAIAHLCRSVHDRWGRADIWVHAAIHVSALTPAPHIQPKDLDKGIATNIRAFSRLMTNIEPLIAPSTSPTAVFFDDQWDAKFAGPYAMSKAAQRALVECWQAESVKTGPAVHLVRPKPMPTAVRARFYPGEDREKLADPHAEAARLLAPIFASSIT, from the coding sequence ATGACAGACAAACCCCTTACCGATCACGTTGCCCTTGTCACCGGCGCCTCGCGCGGGATCGGCGCGGCGTCCGCCCTGTGGCTTGCGGGTCAAGGCGCACATGTCGTCGCAGTGGCCCGCACCATCGGCGGGCTGGAGGAGTTGGACGACCGCATCAAGGCCGCGGGCGGACACGCGACCCTTGCGCCCATGGACCTGACCGATGACGGTGCCATCGCGCATCTGTGCCGGTCGGTCCATGACCGATGGGGGCGGGCCGACATCTGGGTCCACGCAGCGATCCATGTCAGTGCCTTGACGCCCGCGCCGCACATACAACCCAAGGACCTGGACAAGGGCATCGCCACGAATATCCGCGCCTTCTCGCGCCTGATGACAAATATCGAGCCGCTGATCGCGCCGTCGACATCCCCCACCGCCGTATTCTTCGACGACCAATGGGATGCCAAATTCGCAGGCCCGTACGCGATGTCGAAGGCCGCCCAACGGGCGCTTGTGGAATGCTGGCAGGCCGAAAGCGTCAAGACCGGCCCCGCCGTGCATCTGGTTCGTCCCAAGCCCATGCCCACGGCCGTGCGTGCACGGTTCTATCCCGGCGAGGATCGGGAGAAATTGGCCGACCCCCACGCCGAAGCCGCGCGCCTTTTGGCGCCGATCTTCGCCAGCTCCATCACATGA
- the tkt gene encoding transketolase: protein MDIAALAAANPDHWARAACIRTLTLDAVAAANSGHSGMPMGMADVATVLFDKHLSFDASAPDWPNRDRFILSAGHGSMLIYSLLHLTGYADMTLEQIKNFRQLGAITAGHPEYGHVKGVETTTGPLGQGIANAVGFAMAEEFLRAKWGKKVIDHYTYCIAGDGCLMEGISQEAIALAGRQELSRLVVFWDNNNITIDGEVSLSDRTDQMARFAASGWDVFECDGHDPAAIDAAITEAKASAGPAMIACKTHIAIGSSAQDTAKGHGALTDADLVSDTKAAYGWTYPAFTIPPELKSWWESVGARGVGARKDWEDRFAALSAGKKAEFERAFAGEMPKKLSATVKALKKQLSEERPKVATRKASQMALEVINTVVPETLGGSADLTGSNLTHTGGLGTFSPEDRKGRHIHYGIREHAMAAAMNGMALHGGVKPYGGTFFTFTDYARPAMRLSALMGIAPVYVMTHDSIGVGEDGPTHQPVEHLAMLRATPNMNVFRPADAVETAEAWELALTSTTTPSTLALSRQGLPTVRTGHKTKNLTAQGAYVLADAEGKRQAILMATGSEVAIAMAARDLLQADGIGCRVVSMPCWELFEAQDEAYRKRVLPGGPVRVAVEAAIRFGWDRWLYGERGKREKAGFVGMHDFGASAPAEDLYTHFGITAEAVAEKVKSLLK, encoded by the coding sequence ATGGACATCGCCGCCCTCGCCGCCGCCAATCCCGACCATTGGGCGCGCGCCGCCTGTATTCGCACCCTGACGCTCGATGCCGTGGCCGCCGCCAATTCCGGCCATTCCGGAATGCCGATGGGGATGGCGGATGTGGCGACGGTGCTGTTTGACAAGCACCTGAGCTTCGATGCCTCCGCCCCCGATTGGCCCAACCGCGACCGCTTCATCCTCAGCGCAGGCCACGGCTCCATGCTGATTTATTCGCTTTTGCACCTCACGGGCTACGCCGACATGACGCTGGAGCAGATCAAGAATTTCCGCCAGTTGGGCGCGATCACCGCGGGCCACCCGGAATACGGCCATGTGAAGGGGGTGGAGACGACCACCGGCCCCTTGGGCCAGGGCATTGCCAATGCGGTGGGCTTTGCGATGGCCGAGGAATTCTTGCGCGCCAAATGGGGCAAGAAGGTCATCGACCACTACACCTACTGCATCGCCGGCGACGGCTGCCTGATGGAGGGGATCAGCCAGGAAGCGATCGCGCTGGCCGGACGGCAGGAATTGAGCCGCCTTGTGGTCTTCTGGGACAACAACAACATCACCATCGACGGGGAAGTGTCGCTGTCGGATCGGACCGACCAGATGGCGCGGTTCGCGGCCTCCGGTTGGGACGTGTTCGAATGCGACGGCCACGATCCCGCGGCCATTGATGCCGCGATCACGGAGGCCAAGGCCTCCGCCGGGCCCGCGATGATCGCCTGCAAAACGCATATCGCCATCGGGTCGAGCGCGCAGGACACCGCCAAGGGCCACGGCGCGCTGACCGATGCCGACCTCGTCTCCGATACCAAGGCCGCCTATGGCTGGACTTATCCCGCCTTCACCATCCCGCCGGAGCTGAAATCCTGGTGGGAAAGCGTGGGCGCCCGCGGCGTGGGCGCGCGCAAGGATTGGGAAGACCGGTTCGCGGCCCTGTCCGCAGGCAAGAAAGCCGAGTTCGAGCGCGCCTTTGCAGGCGAGATGCCAAAGAAACTCAGCGCGACGGTCAAGGCCCTGAAAAAGCAGTTGTCCGAGGAACGCCCGAAGGTCGCGACCCGCAAAGCCTCCCAGATGGCGCTGGAAGTGATCAACACGGTGGTGCCCGAAACACTAGGCGGGTCGGCTGATCTGACCGGGTCGAACCTGACCCATACCGGCGGGCTTGGCACGTTCTCGCCGGAGGATCGCAAGGGCCGCCATATCCACTATGGCATCCGCGAACATGCCATGGCGGCGGCGATGAATGGCATGGCCCTCCATGGCGGCGTGAAGCCCTATGGCGGGACCTTTTTCACGTTCACCGACTACGCCCGCCCCGCGATGCGCCTGTCAGCCCTGATGGGGATCGCGCCGGTCTATGTGATGACCCACGATTCGATCGGCGTGGGCGAGGACGGCCCGACCCACCAGCCAGTCGAGCACCTGGCGATGCTGCGCGCCACGCCCAACATGAACGTGTTCCGACCCGCCGACGCGGTGGAAACGGCGGAAGCGTGGGAATTGGCGCTGACCTCCACCACCACACCCTCGACGCTGGCCTTGTCGCGCCAGGGATTGCCGACGGTCCGCACCGGGCACAAGACGAAGAACCTGACAGCGCAGGGGGCCTATGTGCTGGCCGATGCCGAGGGCAAGCGCCAGGCGATCCTGATGGCAACCGGCAGCGAAGTGGCGATCGCCATGGCGGCGCGGGACCTGTTGCAGGCCGATGGGATCGGTTGCCGGGTCGTCTCCATGCCCTGCTGGGAATTGTTCGAGGCGCAGGACGAAGCCTACCGCAAGCGCGTGTTGCCCGGCGGCCCGGTCCGCGTCGCCGTGGAGGCCGCGATCCGCTTCGGTTGGGACCGCTGGCTCTACGGGGAGCGGGGCAAGCGTGAAAAAGCTGGCTTCGTCGGCATGCATGATTTCGGCGCATCGGCCCCGGCAGAGGATCTTTACACGCATTTCGGGATCACGGCGGAGGCTGTGGCCGAGAAGGTGAAATCGCTTCTGAAATAG
- a CDS encoding DUF808 domain-containing protein translates to MSGLLALLDDVAAIAKVAAASVDDVIGQAAKAGAKAAGAVIDDAAVTPKYVHGFAAKRELPIVWKIARASIFNKLVILLPLAMLLSVFAPWLIPVFLIFGGAYLCFEGAEKVWHWLRPHPDPVEELAKKKMSAEDSAHLEEQRVRGAIKTDFILSAEIMTIALAALETDSLWFRAAALAVVAIGITILVYGAVAVIVKADDVGLHMASNGRLGATQKIGELIVRGMPGFLKGLTIVGTAAMLWVGGSIIVHAVAEIGWHGPEDWIHDVAQNIAGENGFGNWLVKAVIDGIGGLVLGLLLIPVVQKVIGPLLRAVGLGGEAEEAH, encoded by the coding sequence ATGAGCGGATTATTGGCCCTGTTGGACGATGTGGCAGCCATCGCGAAGGTTGCGGCAGCCTCCGTCGACGATGTGATCGGGCAGGCGGCCAAGGCGGGCGCGAAGGCCGCGGGCGCGGTCATCGACGATGCCGCGGTGACGCCGAAATACGTCCACGGCTTCGCCGCCAAGCGCGAATTGCCCATCGTGTGGAAGATCGCGCGCGCGTCCATCTTCAACAAGCTGGTGATCCTGTTGCCGCTGGCCATGCTGCTGTCGGTCTTTGCGCCTTGGCTGATCCCGGTCTTCCTGATCTTCGGGGGCGCGTATCTGTGTTTCGAAGGGGCGGAGAAGGTCTGGCACTGGTTGAGGCCCCATCCCGATCCGGTCGAAGAACTGGCCAAGAAGAAGATGTCGGCCGAGGACAGCGCCCATCTGGAAGAGCAGCGGGTGCGCGGGGCGATCAAGACCGACTTCATCCTGTCCGCAGAGATCATGACGATCGCTTTGGCCGCGCTGGAGACGGATTCGCTGTGGTTCCGCGCCGCCGCCCTCGCCGTGGTGGCGATCGGGATCACCATCCTGGTCTACGGGGCCGTTGCGGTGATCGTGAAGGCGGACGACGTGGGGCTTCACATGGCGTCCAACGGGCGGCTCGGGGCGACCCAGAAGATCGGCGAGTTGATCGTGCGCGGCATGCCCGGTTTCCTGAAGGGGCTGACTATCGTGGGCACCGCAGCGATGCTCTGGGTCGGCGGCTCCATCATCGTGCACGCGGTGGCGGAGATCGGATGGCACGGGCCGGAGGATTGGATCCATGACGTCGCCCAGAATATCGCGGGCGAAAACGGGTTCGGCAACTGGCTGGTCAAGGCCGTGATCGACGGCATCGGCGGCCTGGTCCTGGGACTGCTGCTGATCCCGGTGGTGCAGAAGGTGATCGGCCCCCTTTTGCGCGCCGTGGGCCTCGGCGGCGAGGCGGAAGAGGCGCATTAA
- a CDS encoding cell division protein ZapA: MPEVEIEIGSRVFSVACQEGEENFLRSAAKMLDTEAAVVLGQIGRMPPERMLLMAGLMLADKTAALEDDLRELQDKIAAQDRALRSAEERLADRARRISELQEAGPRTELPDQLTDGLAELTARAEALADDLSPR, from the coding sequence ATGCCTGAGGTCGAAATCGAGATTGGAAGCCGCGTCTTTTCCGTCGCGTGTCAGGAGGGGGAGGAGAACTTCCTGCGCTCCGCCGCCAAGATGCTGGACACCGAAGCGGCGGTGGTTCTGGGGCAGATCGGGCGGATGCCGCCCGAGCGGATGCTGTTGATGGCGGGCCTGATGCTGGCCGACAAGACGGCGGCGCTGGAGGACGATCTACGCGAATTGCAGGACAAGATCGCGGCCCAGGACAGGGCGCTCCGCTCCGCCGAGGAACGACTGGCCGACCGGGCGCGCCGGATCTCGGAATTGCAGGAGGCCGGCCCGCGCACGGAATTGCCGGACCAGTTGACCGATGGTCTGGCCGAGTTGACCGCACGGGCTGAGGCGTTGGCCGACGATCTGTCGCCCCGCTGA
- a CDS encoding biotin transporter BioY, whose product MGRTDTLLSATLGDEGLLRKALLVLGGTILIALAARTSVPMFPVPMTLQTLAILAVGFTFGSRLGAITLIAYLAEGAAGLPVFSPTTAMGPAAFFGPTGGFLIGFVFMAWAAGWAAERGIARGFVGTALAGIVISALLYIPGLAWPMGLASAVGVEAGWAGQGLGFYWTHFVSGFLIGDAVKAVLAALIVTGGWAALSRR is encoded by the coding sequence ATGGGCCGGACCGATACTCTACTTTCCGCAACGCTTGGGGATGAGGGCCTTCTGCGCAAGGCGCTTCTGGTTCTGGGCGGCACGATCCTGATTGCCTTGGCCGCACGCACATCCGTGCCGATGTTCCCGGTGCCGATGACCTTGCAGACTCTGGCGATCCTTGCGGTCGGCTTCACCTTCGGCTCGCGCCTGGGTGCCATCACGCTGATCGCGTATCTGGCCGAGGGCGCGGCGGGCCTTCCGGTCTTCTCCCCCACCACGGCGATGGGGCCTGCGGCCTTCTTCGGGCCCACGGGCGGTTTCCTGATCGGGTTCGTGTTCATGGCATGGGCGGCCGGTTGGGCGGCGGAGCGCGGTATTGCGCGCGGCTTTGTCGGCACGGCGCTGGCGGGCATCGTGATCTCCGCTTTGCTCTATATCCCCGGCCTCGCATGGCCGATGGGCCTTGCGTCTGCCGTTGGTGTGGAGGCCGGTTGGGCCGGGCAGGGCCTCGGCTTTTACTGGACGCATTTCGTGTCGGGCTTCCTCATCGGGGACGCGGTGAAAGCGGTTCTGGCCGCGCTTATCGTGACCGGCGGATGGGCCGCGCTGTCGCGCCGCTGA
- the gap gene encoding type I glyceraldehyde-3-phosphate dehydrogenase yields the protein MTITLGINGFGRIGRATLAHIAESARNDVQVVKINATGPIETNAHLLRYDSVHGRFPGEVRVEGDTMDLGRGPMKVFSTYEPEELDWEGCDVVLECTGKFNDGHKSAIHLERGAKKVLISAPAKNVDRTIVYGVNHRDLRAEDRMISNGSCTTNCLAPLAKVLNEAIGIERGIMTTIHSYTGDQPTLDRRHKDLYRARAAAMAMIPTSTGAAKALSEVMPEMEGKLDGTALRVPTPNVSAVDLTFEAARDVTAADVNEVVAEAANGHMGAVLAYDPEPKVSIDFNHTPHSSIFAPDQTKVVGGRTVRVLAWYDNEWGFSVRMADVAGAMGRLVH from the coding sequence ATGACCATAACCCTCGGGATCAACGGCTTCGGGCGGATCGGGCGCGCCACGCTTGCCCATATCGCGGAAAGCGCGCGCAACGATGTGCAGGTCGTCAAGATCAACGCAACGGGCCCGATCGAGACCAACGCCCACCTGCTGCGCTACGACAGCGTCCATGGCCGCTTCCCCGGCGAGGTCCGGGTCGAGGGTGATACGATGGATCTGGGGCGCGGGCCGATGAAGGTGTTTTCGACCTATGAACCGGAGGAGCTGGATTGGGAGGGCTGCGATGTGGTCCTCGAATGCACCGGCAAGTTCAACGATGGACACAAGAGCGCCATTCACCTGGAACGGGGCGCGAAGAAAGTCCTGATCTCCGCCCCCGCCAAGAATGTGGATCGCACGATTGTTTATGGCGTGAACCACCGCGACCTGCGGGCCGAGGATCGGATGATCTCCAACGGGTCATGCACCACGAATTGCCTCGCCCCGTTGGCGAAAGTGCTGAACGAGGCGATCGGGATCGAACGCGGGATCATGACCACGATCCACAGCTACACCGGCGACCAGCCGACGCTCGACCGTCGCCACAAGGACCTCTACCGTGCGCGCGCTGCCGCCATGGCGATGATCCCGACCTCCACCGGCGCGGCCAAGGCCCTGTCGGAGGTGATGCCCGAGATGGAAGGCAAGCTCGACGGCACCGCCCTGCGCGTGCCCACGCCCAACGTCTCCGCCGTGGATCTGACGTTCGAGGCCGCGCGCGACGTGACCGCTGCCGATGTGAACGAGGTCGTGGCCGAGGCCGCAAACGGCCATATGGGCGCGGTTTTGGCCTATGATCCGGAACCGAAAGTCTCGATCGACTTCAACCACACGCCGCATTCCAGCATCTTTGCCCCGGACCAGACCAAGGTCGTCGGTGGGCGCACCGTGCGCGTTCTGGCCTGGTACGACAATGAATGGGGCTTTTCGGTGCGCATGGCCGATGTGGCGGGCGCCATGGGGCGCCTGGTGCACTGA